From Bombus huntii isolate Logan2020A chromosome 4, iyBomHunt1.1, whole genome shotgun sequence, one genomic window encodes:
- the LOC126864580 gene encoding ras GTPase-activating protein raskol isoform X14: MHNVSTEGASPGGRRLSRSFHSCLRGADHDDLESDTSYEKACRRGSAPATPVLGARPLDVTPNRIVNFFSKRSFRSNPLKRTKSVTKLERQKQRGAGLRGCRSHESLLCGQAVTSMDLAAVTPLHPSLLGRPHCFQVTPSTGGPKYFSCRTAHERDQWLHSLRKSVQPDAEQTRRTDNSLQIWLLEAKGVPAKKRYFCEVCLDSTLYARTTAKLKADLCFWGEHFDFHHLPSVNTIQVNLYREADRKKKRDKNVLIGSVSIPVHNVTSRYLTEKWYTVVGDKGPLKEPPALRVKCRFQSVDILPVQIYQEFLEYLKTDYASLCEKLEPVIGVKAKEDIATALVAVMQREKKAPQFLADLVMMDIHRIDDERLTFRGNSLATKAMEAYLKLTGDRYLQETLGAVVRGAVEGGDCEVDPLKVASVAALHKQQQNLRNAVELAWSRILASHAHFPLELRECFRIFRERLADMGREDIADNLISASIFLRFLCPAILSPSLFNITHEYPNEKAARNLTLVAKTLQTLANFTRFQGKENFMEFMNDLLEREAPSMKNFLQLISSPLPKDAPANNSLEFDGYIDLGKQLSLLHALLRESLVTISSFSSSLPPSRLPEILERISIALDQSGPNPVPVSHRYPNLQNNIFRYNDPTIANSNTNLSVSATSTLSNHSTLNGTIRDSNEVLQSNTLSHNSSRSPNVTRAATLPRNAYMPTNGKLQLQITTDDYPLESPAFVSRSPTPIVRQHRPLGSSRTGAGYRLTASASLANVNHCQTHPASPTRSESHSNLKDSNYNITTSQINQSNNCTIMSQQQQQQNHRHNISRLQNLDIHDREDNYNHNNYNVSRSTSRNHCNKEDNVNQMQHQNYNNVSKTTVNANVVVNPSSNLTLSINHQPNNNYTNSKNNTTANGNLDELSDLLRYADDEVSESKSQKGSQISISQLSNVASSGYQSFAAYSQSSSPVDLSSNNANAHILNAAPLAFANPVYHMESNHGRNGRRGSSSSEERDGNGGVEGVRGVDLSPSPPPQNNVRNLQRNNQNQWRQANQTHRNNSEQNQGVCCTKLRRRLSLDSTRDLSDTSEEESCTTRRSKSRSHRSIDQYEVEIERLQSSVDRLRARLGTTEDTDIDGVAPDTKMKSIISRLISVEEELRREQQKMSAALSYKQRVIDAQEQQIAALDAANSRLMTSNTKLLSALSTLKQRYKSSQSSNEAAALLQNIADIGELKSSSC; this comes from the exons ACACGTCCTACGAGAAGGCCTGCCGAAGGGGTAGCGCTCCGGCCACCCCTGTCCTCGGAGCTCGACCCTTGGACGTCACCCCCAACAGAATCGTG AACTTCTTCTCCAAGAGGTCGTTCCGCTCGAATCCGCTGAAGAGGACGAAAAGCGTGACAAAGCTCGAGCGACAGAAGCAACGCGGTGCCGGACTTCGGGGTTGCCGTTCACACGAGTCCCTGCTCTGCGGACAGGCGGTGACCTCGATGGACCTCGCGGCCGTGACACCGCTGCATCCAAGCTTGCTTGGCAGACCTCACTGCTTCCAGGTCACACCCAGCACCGGTGGGCCGAAATATTTCAGTTGCAGGACCGCTCACGAACGGGACCAGTGGTTACACAG CTTGAGGAAATCCGTTCAACCTGACGCGGAGCAGACACGACGAACGGATAATTCCTTGCAGATCTGGTTGCTCGAGGCGAAAGGCGTGCCAGCGAAGAAACGATACTTCTGCGAGGTCTGCCTGGACAGTACTTTGTACGCGAGAACCACCGCGAAACTGAAGGCCGACCTTTGCTTCTGGGGCGAGCACTTTGATTTCCATCATTTGCCTTCCGTCAATACCATACAAGTGAACCTCTACAGGGAAGCTgacagaaagaagaaaagggacAAGAACGTTTTAATCG GTTCCGTGAGTATACCGGTGCACAACGTCACGTCTCGTTATCTAACAGAGAAATGGTACACCGTCGTTGGTGATAAAGGTCCTTTGAAGGAGCCTCCAGCTTTGAGGGTGAAATGTCGTTTCCAATCTGTGGACATACTGCCGGTTCAAATATACCAAGAGTTCCTGGAGTATTTGAAGACAGATTATGCGTCCTTGTGCGAGAAATTGGAGCCAGTGATCGGTGTCAAAGCGAAAGAGGACATCGCCACGGCTTTAGTAGCCGTCATGCAGCGCGAAAAGAAAGCGCCTCAATTTCTCGCCGACTTGGTGATGATGGATATACACAGAATAG ACGACGAGAGGCTCACGTTTCGAGGAAATTCTTTAGCCACGAAGGCGATGGAGGCCTACCTGAAGTTGACGGGTGACAGGTATCTCCAGGAGACCTTGGGGGCTGTCGTAAGAGGAGCGGTGGAGGGTGGCGACTGCGAGGTGGATCCACTGAAGGTCGCCTCGGTGGCAGCCCTTCACAAGCAGCAGCAGAATCTACGGAACGCCGTGGAGCTCGCCTGGAGTAGGATATTGGCTAGCCACGCTCACTTTCCTCTCGAATTACGCGAGTGCTTCCGTATATTCCGCGAACGCTTGGCTGACATGGGCCGTGAGGACATCGCCGACAATCTGATCTCTGCGTCTATATTCCTCAGATTCCTCTGCCCAGCCATTCTGAGCCCGTCCCTCTTCAACATTACTCACG aatatcCAAATGAAAAGGCAGCGAGGAATCTCACTCTCGTGGCGAAAACGCTTCAAACTCTGGCAAACTTCACGAGATTCCAAGGAAAAGAAAACTTCATGGAATTCATGAACGATCTCCTGGAGCGAGAAGCTCCATCCATGAAGAACTTTCTTCAGTTAATCAGT AGCCCTTTGCCAAAGGATGCTCCGGCCAATAACTCGTTGGAATTCGACGGGTATATCGACTTGGGCAAACAACTATCTCTGCTGCATGCGCTTTTACGCGAAAGTTTGGTCACGATATCTTCGTTTTCCTCGTCACTGCCTCCATCGAGACTACCAGAGATCCTCGAGAGGATCTCTATAGCTTTAGATCAGTCGGGTCCAAATCCAGTGCCCGTTTCTCACCGCTATCCAAATTTACAAAACAACATCTTCCGCTATAACGATCCCACGATAGCAAACAGCAATACCAACTTGTCTGTATCAGCAACGTCGACATTGAGCAATCACAGTACGCTAAATGGAACAATCAGAGATAGCAACGAAGTGTTGCAATCGAACACACTAAGCCACAACAGTTCTCGCAGCCCTAACGTAACCAGAGCAGCCACTCTGCCGCGTAATGCATACATGCCGACCAATGGAAAGCTGCAGCTACAAATTACTACGGACGATTATCCGCTGGAGTCGCCAGCTTTTGTGTCACGTTCGCCCACACCCATAGTAAGACAACACAGACCGTTAGGGTCGAGTAGGACGGGCGCGGGATACAGACTGACCGCTAGTGCGAGTCTGGCGAACGTGAATCATTGCCAGACACATCCCGCCAGTCCTACGAGATCAGAGAGTCACAGCAATCTGAAGGATTCCAACTACAACATCACTACGTCGCAGATCAACCAATCGAATAATTGCACAATTATGTCccagcaacaacagcagcagAACCACAGACACAACATATCGCGGTTGCAAAACCTAGACATCCATGACAGAGAAGATAATTATAACCATAATAATTACAACGTCTCGAGATCAACCAGTAGGAACCACTGTAACAAGGAGGATAACGTGAACCAGATGCAGCACCAAAATTATAACAACGTGTCGAAAACTACGGTAAACGCAAACGTCGTAGTGAATCCTTCGTCGAATCTCACTCTATCGATCAACCATCAACCAAACAACAATTACACCAATAGCAAGAACAACACGACTGCCAACGGTAATTTGGACGAGCTGTCCGATCTATTGAGGTACGCCGACGACGAAGTGTCGGAATCAAAATCACAAAAGGGTTCGCAAATATCGATCTCTCAGTTGAGCAACGTTGCTTCGTCCGGTTACCAAAGCTTCGCTGCTTACAGTCAGAGCTCCAGTCCCGTGGATCTCAGCAGCAACAATGCAAACGCACATATACTCAATGCAGCCCCGCTGGCTTTCGCCAATCCTGTTTACCACATGGAATCGAATCACGGAAGAAACGGCAGGAGAGGCAGCAGTAGTTCCGAGGAAAGGGATGGAAACGGAGGAGTGGAGGGTGTGAGAGGCGTTGATCTCAGCCCGTCGCCTCCGCCACAGAATAACGTGAGGAAtctacaaagaaataatcagAACCAATGGAGACAGGCCAACCAGACGCACAGAAATAACTCGGAACAAAACCAGGGTGTCTGTTGCACGAAACTAAGAAGGAGACTATCGCTAGATTCTACGCGAGACCTCTCTGATACCAGCGAAGAGGAGAGCTGCACAACGAGGAGGAGCAAATCTCGCAGTCATCGAAGCATCGATCAG TACGAAGTGGAAATCGAGAGGTTGCAGAGTAGCGTAGATCGACTGAGGGCCCGGTTAGGCACAACCGAGGATACCGATATAGACGGCGTTGCACCGGATACCAAGATGAAGAGCATCATTTCCAG GTTAATCTCCGTGGAGGAGGAGCTACGGCGCGAACAACAGAAGATGTCGGCTGCGTTGTCGTACAAGCAGCGCGTGATCGACGCGCAAGAGCAACAAATAGCTGCTTTGGACGCCGCGAATTCGCGTCTAATGACGTCAAACACAAAACTGTTGTCCGCATTGAGCACCCTGAAGCAACGATACAAGTCGAGCCAGTCGAGCAACGAGGCGGCTGCGTTACTCCAAAACATCGCTGACATTGGCGAGCTGAAGAGCTCGTCCTGTTAA
- the LOC126864580 gene encoding ras GTPase-activating protein raskol isoform X13 has translation MRIRYVPQDIGNCYKRESKGKSIPKSSRHDSRKRRDTSYEKACRRGSAPATPVLGARPLDVTPNRIVNFFSKRSFRSNPLKRTKSVTKLERQKQRGAGLRGCRSHESLLCGQAVTSMDLAAVTPLHPSLLGRPHCFQVTPSTGGPKYFSCRTAHERDQWLHSLRKSVQPDAEQTRRTDNSLQIWLLEAKGVPAKKRYFCEVCLDSTLYARTTAKLKADLCFWGEHFDFHHLPSVNTIQVNLYREADRKKKRDKNVLIGSVSIPVHNVTSRYLTEKWYTVVGDKGPLKEPPALRVKCRFQSVDILPVQIYQEFLEYLKTDYASLCEKLEPVIGVKAKEDIATALVAVMQREKKAPQFLADLVMMDIHRIDDERLTFRGNSLATKAMEAYLKLTGDRYLQETLGAVVRGAVEGGDCEVDPLKVASVAALHKQQQNLRNAVELAWSRILASHAHFPLELRECFRIFRERLADMGREDIADNLISASIFLRFLCPAILSPSLFNITHEYPNEKAARNLTLVAKTLQTLANFTRFQGKENFMEFMNDLLEREAPSMKNFLQLISSPLPKDAPANNSLEFDGYIDLGKQLSLLHALLRESLVTISSFSSSLPPSRLPEILERISIALDQSGPNPVPVSHRYPNLQNNIFRYNDPTIANSNTNLSVSATSTLSNHSTLNGTIRDSNEVLQSNTLSHNSSRSPNVTRAATLPRNAYMPTNGKLQLQITTDDYPLESPAFVSRSPTPIVRQHRPLGSSRTGAGYRLTASASLANVNHCQTHPASPTRSESHSNLKDSNYNITTSQINQSNNCTIMSQQQQQQNHRHNISRLQNLDIHDREDNYNHNNYNVSRSTSRNHCNKEDNVNQMQHQNYNNVSKTTVNANVVVNPSSNLTLSINHQPNNNYTNSKNNTTANGNLDELSDLLRYADDEVSESKSQKGSQISISQLSNVASSGYQSFAAYSQSSSPVDLSSNNANAHILNAAPLAFANPVYHMESNHGRNGRRGSSSSEERDGNGGVEGVRGVDLSPSPPPQNNVRNLQRNNQNQWRQANQTHRNNSEQNQGVCCTKLRRRLSLDSTRDLSDTSEEESCTTRRSKSRSHRSIDQYEVEIERLQSSVDRLRARLGTTEDTDIDGVAPDTKMKSIISRLISVEEELRREQQKMSAALSYKQRVIDAQEQQIAALDAANSRLMTSNTKLLSALSTLKQRYKSSQSSNEAAALLQNIADIGELKSSSC, from the exons ACACGTCCTACGAGAAGGCCTGCCGAAGGGGTAGCGCTCCGGCCACCCCTGTCCTCGGAGCTCGACCCTTGGACGTCACCCCCAACAGAATCGTG AACTTCTTCTCCAAGAGGTCGTTCCGCTCGAATCCGCTGAAGAGGACGAAAAGCGTGACAAAGCTCGAGCGACAGAAGCAACGCGGTGCCGGACTTCGGGGTTGCCGTTCACACGAGTCCCTGCTCTGCGGACAGGCGGTGACCTCGATGGACCTCGCGGCCGTGACACCGCTGCATCCAAGCTTGCTTGGCAGACCTCACTGCTTCCAGGTCACACCCAGCACCGGTGGGCCGAAATATTTCAGTTGCAGGACCGCTCACGAACGGGACCAGTGGTTACACAG CTTGAGGAAATCCGTTCAACCTGACGCGGAGCAGACACGACGAACGGATAATTCCTTGCAGATCTGGTTGCTCGAGGCGAAAGGCGTGCCAGCGAAGAAACGATACTTCTGCGAGGTCTGCCTGGACAGTACTTTGTACGCGAGAACCACCGCGAAACTGAAGGCCGACCTTTGCTTCTGGGGCGAGCACTTTGATTTCCATCATTTGCCTTCCGTCAATACCATACAAGTGAACCTCTACAGGGAAGCTgacagaaagaagaaaagggacAAGAACGTTTTAATCG GTTCCGTGAGTATACCGGTGCACAACGTCACGTCTCGTTATCTAACAGAGAAATGGTACACCGTCGTTGGTGATAAAGGTCCTTTGAAGGAGCCTCCAGCTTTGAGGGTGAAATGTCGTTTCCAATCTGTGGACATACTGCCGGTTCAAATATACCAAGAGTTCCTGGAGTATTTGAAGACAGATTATGCGTCCTTGTGCGAGAAATTGGAGCCAGTGATCGGTGTCAAAGCGAAAGAGGACATCGCCACGGCTTTAGTAGCCGTCATGCAGCGCGAAAAGAAAGCGCCTCAATTTCTCGCCGACTTGGTGATGATGGATATACACAGAATAG ACGACGAGAGGCTCACGTTTCGAGGAAATTCTTTAGCCACGAAGGCGATGGAGGCCTACCTGAAGTTGACGGGTGACAGGTATCTCCAGGAGACCTTGGGGGCTGTCGTAAGAGGAGCGGTGGAGGGTGGCGACTGCGAGGTGGATCCACTGAAGGTCGCCTCGGTGGCAGCCCTTCACAAGCAGCAGCAGAATCTACGGAACGCCGTGGAGCTCGCCTGGAGTAGGATATTGGCTAGCCACGCTCACTTTCCTCTCGAATTACGCGAGTGCTTCCGTATATTCCGCGAACGCTTGGCTGACATGGGCCGTGAGGACATCGCCGACAATCTGATCTCTGCGTCTATATTCCTCAGATTCCTCTGCCCAGCCATTCTGAGCCCGTCCCTCTTCAACATTACTCACG aatatcCAAATGAAAAGGCAGCGAGGAATCTCACTCTCGTGGCGAAAACGCTTCAAACTCTGGCAAACTTCACGAGATTCCAAGGAAAAGAAAACTTCATGGAATTCATGAACGATCTCCTGGAGCGAGAAGCTCCATCCATGAAGAACTTTCTTCAGTTAATCAGT AGCCCTTTGCCAAAGGATGCTCCGGCCAATAACTCGTTGGAATTCGACGGGTATATCGACTTGGGCAAACAACTATCTCTGCTGCATGCGCTTTTACGCGAAAGTTTGGTCACGATATCTTCGTTTTCCTCGTCACTGCCTCCATCGAGACTACCAGAGATCCTCGAGAGGATCTCTATAGCTTTAGATCAGTCGGGTCCAAATCCAGTGCCCGTTTCTCACCGCTATCCAAATTTACAAAACAACATCTTCCGCTATAACGATCCCACGATAGCAAACAGCAATACCAACTTGTCTGTATCAGCAACGTCGACATTGAGCAATCACAGTACGCTAAATGGAACAATCAGAGATAGCAACGAAGTGTTGCAATCGAACACACTAAGCCACAACAGTTCTCGCAGCCCTAACGTAACCAGAGCAGCCACTCTGCCGCGTAATGCATACATGCCGACCAATGGAAAGCTGCAGCTACAAATTACTACGGACGATTATCCGCTGGAGTCGCCAGCTTTTGTGTCACGTTCGCCCACACCCATAGTAAGACAACACAGACCGTTAGGGTCGAGTAGGACGGGCGCGGGATACAGACTGACCGCTAGTGCGAGTCTGGCGAACGTGAATCATTGCCAGACACATCCCGCCAGTCCTACGAGATCAGAGAGTCACAGCAATCTGAAGGATTCCAACTACAACATCACTACGTCGCAGATCAACCAATCGAATAATTGCACAATTATGTCccagcaacaacagcagcagAACCACAGACACAACATATCGCGGTTGCAAAACCTAGACATCCATGACAGAGAAGATAATTATAACCATAATAATTACAACGTCTCGAGATCAACCAGTAGGAACCACTGTAACAAGGAGGATAACGTGAACCAGATGCAGCACCAAAATTATAACAACGTGTCGAAAACTACGGTAAACGCAAACGTCGTAGTGAATCCTTCGTCGAATCTCACTCTATCGATCAACCATCAACCAAACAACAATTACACCAATAGCAAGAACAACACGACTGCCAACGGTAATTTGGACGAGCTGTCCGATCTATTGAGGTACGCCGACGACGAAGTGTCGGAATCAAAATCACAAAAGGGTTCGCAAATATCGATCTCTCAGTTGAGCAACGTTGCTTCGTCCGGTTACCAAAGCTTCGCTGCTTACAGTCAGAGCTCCAGTCCCGTGGATCTCAGCAGCAACAATGCAAACGCACATATACTCAATGCAGCCCCGCTGGCTTTCGCCAATCCTGTTTACCACATGGAATCGAATCACGGAAGAAACGGCAGGAGAGGCAGCAGTAGTTCCGAGGAAAGGGATGGAAACGGAGGAGTGGAGGGTGTGAGAGGCGTTGATCTCAGCCCGTCGCCTCCGCCACAGAATAACGTGAGGAAtctacaaagaaataatcagAACCAATGGAGACAGGCCAACCAGACGCACAGAAATAACTCGGAACAAAACCAGGGTGTCTGTTGCACGAAACTAAGAAGGAGACTATCGCTAGATTCTACGCGAGACCTCTCTGATACCAGCGAAGAGGAGAGCTGCACAACGAGGAGGAGCAAATCTCGCAGTCATCGAAGCATCGATCAG TACGAAGTGGAAATCGAGAGGTTGCAGAGTAGCGTAGATCGACTGAGGGCCCGGTTAGGCACAACCGAGGATACCGATATAGACGGCGTTGCACCGGATACCAAGATGAAGAGCATCATTTCCAG GTTAATCTCCGTGGAGGAGGAGCTACGGCGCGAACAACAGAAGATGTCGGCTGCGTTGTCGTACAAGCAGCGCGTGATCGACGCGCAAGAGCAACAAATAGCTGCTTTGGACGCCGCGAATTCGCGTCTAATGACGTCAAACACAAAACTGTTGTCCGCATTGAGCACCCTGAAGCAACGATACAAGTCGAGCCAGTCGAGCAACGAGGCGGCTGCGTTACTCCAAAACATCGCTGACATTGGCGAGCTGAAGAGCTCGTCCTGTTAA
- the LOC126864580 gene encoding ras GTPase-activating protein raskol isoform X11, with product MFAMSRKKVWNSIVRRKRRNHLDLSGKEESDAGSVCELKSLSLPRGFPPELAVKEDDKDTSYEKACRRGSAPATPVLGARPLDVTPNRIVNFFSKRSFRSNPLKRTKSVTKLERQKQRGAGLRGCRSHESLLCGQAVTSMDLAAVTPLHPSLLGRPHCFQVTPSTGGPKYFSCRTAHERDQWLHSLRKSVQPDAEQTRRTDNSLQIWLLEAKGVPAKKRYFCEVCLDSTLYARTTAKLKADLCFWGEHFDFHHLPSVNTIQVNLYREADRKKKRDKNVLIGSVSIPVHNVTSRYLTEKWYTVVGDKGPLKEPPALRVKCRFQSVDILPVQIYQEFLEYLKTDYASLCEKLEPVIGVKAKEDIATALVAVMQREKKAPQFLADLVMMDIHRIDDERLTFRGNSLATKAMEAYLKLTGDRYLQETLGAVVRGAVEGGDCEVDPLKVASVAALHKQQQNLRNAVELAWSRILASHAHFPLELRECFRIFRERLADMGREDIADNLISASIFLRFLCPAILSPSLFNITHEYPNEKAARNLTLVAKTLQTLANFTRFQGKENFMEFMNDLLEREAPSMKNFLQLISSPLPKDAPANNSLEFDGYIDLGKQLSLLHALLRESLVTISSFSSSLPPSRLPEILERISIALDQSGPNPVPVSHRYPNLQNNIFRYNDPTIANSNTNLSVSATSTLSNHSTLNGTIRDSNEVLQSNTLSHNSSRSPNVTRAATLPRNAYMPTNGKLQLQITTDDYPLESPAFVSRSPTPIVRQHRPLGSSRTGAGYRLTASASLANVNHCQTHPASPTRSESHSNLKDSNYNITTSQINQSNNCTIMSQQQQQQNHRHNISRLQNLDIHDREDNYNHNNYNVSRSTSRNHCNKEDNVNQMQHQNYNNVSKTTVNANVVVNPSSNLTLSINHQPNNNYTNSKNNTTANGNLDELSDLLRYADDEVSESKSQKGSQISISQLSNVASSGYQSFAAYSQSSSPVDLSSNNANAHILNAAPLAFANPVYHMESNHGRNGRRGSSSSEERDGNGGVEGVRGVDLSPSPPPQNNVRNLQRNNQNQWRQANQTHRNNSEQNQGVCCTKLRRRLSLDSTRDLSDTSEEESCTTRRSKSRSHRSIDQYEVEIERLQSSVDRLRARLGTTEDTDIDGVAPDTKMKSIISRLISVEEELRREQQKMSAALSYKQRVIDAQEQQIAALDAANSRLMTSNTKLLSALSTLKQRYKSSQSSNEAAALLQNIADIGELKSSSC from the exons ACACGTCCTACGAGAAGGCCTGCCGAAGGGGTAGCGCTCCGGCCACCCCTGTCCTCGGAGCTCGACCCTTGGACGTCACCCCCAACAGAATCGTG AACTTCTTCTCCAAGAGGTCGTTCCGCTCGAATCCGCTGAAGAGGACGAAAAGCGTGACAAAGCTCGAGCGACAGAAGCAACGCGGTGCCGGACTTCGGGGTTGCCGTTCACACGAGTCCCTGCTCTGCGGACAGGCGGTGACCTCGATGGACCTCGCGGCCGTGACACCGCTGCATCCAAGCTTGCTTGGCAGACCTCACTGCTTCCAGGTCACACCCAGCACCGGTGGGCCGAAATATTTCAGTTGCAGGACCGCTCACGAACGGGACCAGTGGTTACACAG CTTGAGGAAATCCGTTCAACCTGACGCGGAGCAGACACGACGAACGGATAATTCCTTGCAGATCTGGTTGCTCGAGGCGAAAGGCGTGCCAGCGAAGAAACGATACTTCTGCGAGGTCTGCCTGGACAGTACTTTGTACGCGAGAACCACCGCGAAACTGAAGGCCGACCTTTGCTTCTGGGGCGAGCACTTTGATTTCCATCATTTGCCTTCCGTCAATACCATACAAGTGAACCTCTACAGGGAAGCTgacagaaagaagaaaagggacAAGAACGTTTTAATCG GTTCCGTGAGTATACCGGTGCACAACGTCACGTCTCGTTATCTAACAGAGAAATGGTACACCGTCGTTGGTGATAAAGGTCCTTTGAAGGAGCCTCCAGCTTTGAGGGTGAAATGTCGTTTCCAATCTGTGGACATACTGCCGGTTCAAATATACCAAGAGTTCCTGGAGTATTTGAAGACAGATTATGCGTCCTTGTGCGAGAAATTGGAGCCAGTGATCGGTGTCAAAGCGAAAGAGGACATCGCCACGGCTTTAGTAGCCGTCATGCAGCGCGAAAAGAAAGCGCCTCAATTTCTCGCCGACTTGGTGATGATGGATATACACAGAATAG ACGACGAGAGGCTCACGTTTCGAGGAAATTCTTTAGCCACGAAGGCGATGGAGGCCTACCTGAAGTTGACGGGTGACAGGTATCTCCAGGAGACCTTGGGGGCTGTCGTAAGAGGAGCGGTGGAGGGTGGCGACTGCGAGGTGGATCCACTGAAGGTCGCCTCGGTGGCAGCCCTTCACAAGCAGCAGCAGAATCTACGGAACGCCGTGGAGCTCGCCTGGAGTAGGATATTGGCTAGCCACGCTCACTTTCCTCTCGAATTACGCGAGTGCTTCCGTATATTCCGCGAACGCTTGGCTGACATGGGCCGTGAGGACATCGCCGACAATCTGATCTCTGCGTCTATATTCCTCAGATTCCTCTGCCCAGCCATTCTGAGCCCGTCCCTCTTCAACATTACTCACG aatatcCAAATGAAAAGGCAGCGAGGAATCTCACTCTCGTGGCGAAAACGCTTCAAACTCTGGCAAACTTCACGAGATTCCAAGGAAAAGAAAACTTCATGGAATTCATGAACGATCTCCTGGAGCGAGAAGCTCCATCCATGAAGAACTTTCTTCAGTTAATCAGT AGCCCTTTGCCAAAGGATGCTCCGGCCAATAACTCGTTGGAATTCGACGGGTATATCGACTTGGGCAAACAACTATCTCTGCTGCATGCGCTTTTACGCGAAAGTTTGGTCACGATATCTTCGTTTTCCTCGTCACTGCCTCCATCGAGACTACCAGAGATCCTCGAGAGGATCTCTATAGCTTTAGATCAGTCGGGTCCAAATCCAGTGCCCGTTTCTCACCGCTATCCAAATTTACAAAACAACATCTTCCGCTATAACGATCCCACGATAGCAAACAGCAATACCAACTTGTCTGTATCAGCAACGTCGACATTGAGCAATCACAGTACGCTAAATGGAACAATCAGAGATAGCAACGAAGTGTTGCAATCGAACACACTAAGCCACAACAGTTCTCGCAGCCCTAACGTAACCAGAGCAGCCACTCTGCCGCGTAATGCATACATGCCGACCAATGGAAAGCTGCAGCTACAAATTACTACGGACGATTATCCGCTGGAGTCGCCAGCTTTTGTGTCACGTTCGCCCACACCCATAGTAAGACAACACAGACCGTTAGGGTCGAGTAGGACGGGCGCGGGATACAGACTGACCGCTAGTGCGAGTCTGGCGAACGTGAATCATTGCCAGACACATCCCGCCAGTCCTACGAGATCAGAGAGTCACAGCAATCTGAAGGATTCCAACTACAACATCACTACGTCGCAGATCAACCAATCGAATAATTGCACAATTATGTCccagcaacaacagcagcagAACCACAGACACAACATATCGCGGTTGCAAAACCTAGACATCCATGACAGAGAAGATAATTATAACCATAATAATTACAACGTCTCGAGATCAACCAGTAGGAACCACTGTAACAAGGAGGATAACGTGAACCAGATGCAGCACCAAAATTATAACAACGTGTCGAAAACTACGGTAAACGCAAACGTCGTAGTGAATCCTTCGTCGAATCTCACTCTATCGATCAACCATCAACCAAACAACAATTACACCAATAGCAAGAACAACACGACTGCCAACGGTAATTTGGACGAGCTGTCCGATCTATTGAGGTACGCCGACGACGAAGTGTCGGAATCAAAATCACAAAAGGGTTCGCAAATATCGATCTCTCAGTTGAGCAACGTTGCTTCGTCCGGTTACCAAAGCTTCGCTGCTTACAGTCAGAGCTCCAGTCCCGTGGATCTCAGCAGCAACAATGCAAACGCACATATACTCAATGCAGCCCCGCTGGCTTTCGCCAATCCTGTTTACCACATGGAATCGAATCACGGAAGAAACGGCAGGAGAGGCAGCAGTAGTTCCGAGGAAAGGGATGGAAACGGAGGAGTGGAGGGTGTGAGAGGCGTTGATCTCAGCCCGTCGCCTCCGCCACAGAATAACGTGAGGAAtctacaaagaaataatcagAACCAATGGAGACAGGCCAACCAGACGCACAGAAATAACTCGGAACAAAACCAGGGTGTCTGTTGCACGAAACTAAGAAGGAGACTATCGCTAGATTCTACGCGAGACCTCTCTGATACCAGCGAAGAGGAGAGCTGCACAACGAGGAGGAGCAAATCTCGCAGTCATCGAAGCATCGATCAG TACGAAGTGGAAATCGAGAGGTTGCAGAGTAGCGTAGATCGACTGAGGGCCCGGTTAGGCACAACCGAGGATACCGATATAGACGGCGTTGCACCGGATACCAAGATGAAGAGCATCATTTCCAG GTTAATCTCCGTGGAGGAGGAGCTACGGCGCGAACAACAGAAGATGTCGGCTGCGTTGTCGTACAAGCAGCGCGTGATCGACGCGCAAGAGCAACAAATAGCTGCTTTGGACGCCGCGAATTCGCGTCTAATGACGTCAAACACAAAACTGTTGTCCGCATTGAGCACCCTGAAGCAACGATACAAGTCGAGCCAGTCGAGCAACGAGGCGGCTGCGTTACTCCAAAACATCGCTGACATTGGCGAGCTGAAGAGCTCGTCCTGTTAA